In the Myxococcota bacterium genome, TGTTCAGCCCGCCCACCAGATAGCGGCCGGGCACGCGCACCTGGTCGTAGAAGGTCGCGTTGGTGCGCACGTCGGAGACGGTCCAGATCGGCGTGAGTCGGAAGCCGGGCGAGCTCGTCGGCACGATGAACATGGAGATGCCGCGGTGCTTCTTCGCGTCGGGATCGGTGCGGGCCGCGAGCCAGATGTAGTCGGCGAAGTCGGCCAGGCTGGTGAAGGTTTTCTGGCCCTGGATGATCCAGTCGTCGCCGTCGCGCACCGCGCTGGTGGTGAGCGAGGCCAGGTCGGTGCCGGCACCCGGCTCCGAGTAGCCGATCGCGAAGTTCAGCTCGCCGGCAAGAATGCGCGGCAGGAACTCGGCCTTCTGCTCCGGCGTGCCGAACGCCATGATCGTCGGGCCGATCGTGTTCAAGGTGAGGAAGGGCAGGGGGAAGCCGGCGCGCTGGATCTCGTCGGCGAACAGGAACTGCTCGAGCGGCGTGCGGTCCATGCCGCCGTATTCCTTGGGCCAGCCGACGCCCAGCCAGCCGTCCTTCCCCATCTTCTTCATGGCGCGGCGGTACTGCGGCCCGCCGCCTTCGCCGCCCGCGGTCAGCTCGGCGACGAGCTCCGGAGTCATGAGCTTGGCGAAGTAGGTGCGGAGCTCGTCGCGCAGCGCGCGCAGCTCGGGGGTCAGATCGATGTACATGGGCTCTCCCGTCGGAGAGCCATTAGAACGTGTTGCAAAATAGAGGGCAAGCGCGCCCGTCTCATGTTCGGGCCTCAGCCCGCGGCGGCGGCTCTCTTCTTGCGGTGGTCGCGCTCGCGGCGCGCGATGGCCGCGAGGATCACGCCTTCGCGGATGCCCCAGTCGCTGATCATCATGCCGGGCAGGCCGAGCGACTGGAGCACGGTCGAGAGGATCAGCGCGCCGGTCGGCAGCAGGTCGGCGCGGCGCGAGTCGATGCCGACCATGTCGAGTCTCTCTTCGTGGGACGAACGGCGCAGCCGGCTCGCGAGCTTCTCGAGCTGGTCGGCCGAGACGAGCAGGCCGCGCAGCGCGCCGTTCTCTTCCTCGAGCAGGAGCCGGCCGAGCGCGCGGGCGGTGCCGCCCGCGGCGATGCAGCGCACGGGCGCGAGCGCCTTCACGCGCGACACGAGCGGCGCGAGCGAATCCTCGACCCGCTGGCGCAGGGCGCGCGCCTCGCCGCCCGTCATGGGGTCCGAGGGCGCGAGCTCGCTCTGCAGGCGAGTCACTCCGAGCCGCAGCGTCTCTTCGAAGCGCAGGTGCTGCGCGTTGCCGACCGCGAGCTCCAGGCTGCCGCCGCCCAGGTCGAGCCCGAGCGCCGGCTCGGTGCCCAGGCCGACGCGGCGCCGGAAGGCCGAGAAGATCAGGCGCGCCTCCTCCTGGCCGGAGAGGATGCGCACGTTGGTGCCGAGCGCGCGCCCGAGCTGCTCGGCGAGCTTGCGCCCGTTCCTGGCGTCGCGCAGCGCCGCGGTCGCGATCGCGTGCATCTGCTCCGCGCCCGCGCGCTGCGCGGCGCGGCCGAGCCGGCGCGCTGCGTCGACCGCGCGCTCGCAGGTCTCGGGCGGGATCAGCCCGTCGGGTCCGATGGCCGCGCCCAGGCGCAGCATCTCGCGCTCGCGCGCGACGCGCTCCAAGTGACCGTCGGGCGTGGCGTCGGCGACCATCACGTGGAAGGACGTGCTGCCCAGATCGGCCACGCCGACGCGCACTCTCTCGCCCTCGGCGCCGGTGCCGAAGGCGTGCTTCGGCGGCGGGAGATACGCGACGCGCAGCGTGTCGCCCAGCGTCCCCTGGAACACCCAGGTCGCGCCCTTGGGCACGCCGCCGCCGCCCTCGAGCTCGAGCGCCCCCGGCCAGAGTCTCTCGACGAGCCCGGGAATCAGATCTCCGTGCGAGCACAGCGCCACCGGCCGGTTGCCGAGTGACTGGATGAGCGACATGGCGTCGCCCATGCTCGAGCCTTCACCGAGCCGCGGATCGATCTCGACCGGCAGGCCGAAGCGCGAGGCGAGTGGCTCGACCGTCTGCCGGCAGCGCAGCGCGGGGCTCGAGATGACTCGCGCCAGTGGCACGCCGTCGAGTCTCTCGACCAGGCCCATCGCTTCGGAGTGACCTGCGGCGGAGAGAGGCCGGAGCACGTCTTCGTGCCACCACGATGCTCGGCTCTCCGCTTTGGCGTGCCGGATCAGGTAGAGCTTCACTGCCGTCCTTCGCCGCAGAACGTAATGCGTTCGCGGCGAAAGCGCTCAGGTCGAAGGGGCGAGTGAGCGCTCCCGGGCCAGCCGTTGGAAACGTTCGTGTGACGTCGGCGTGGCGGTCTCGCGCTTGGACCACACGCCGTCCGGCCCGAGCGACCACGCCAGCGCATTGGGCGCCAGGTTCACCTCGAGCAGCTCCTCGAGGCGCGCCTGCAGCGCCGGGTCGTCGACCTGCGCGAGAGTCTCGACCCGT is a window encoding:
- a CDS encoding acyl-CoA dehydrogenase family protein: MYIDLTPELRALRDELRTYFAKLMTPELVAELTAGGEGGGPQYRRAMKKMGKDGWLGVGWPKEYGGMDRTPLEQFLFADEIQRAGFPLPFLTLNTIGPTIMAFGTPEQKAEFLPRILAGELNFAIGYSEPGAGTDLASLTTSAVRDGDDWIIQGQKTFTSLADFADYIWLAARTDPDAKKHRGISMFIVPTSSPGFRLTPIWTVSDVRTNATFYDQVRVPGRYLVGGLNNGWGLITSQLNHERVSLFPIGPFERLSDDVRRWAQSTKLADGRRVIDQPFVRRNLARCYAGAEALRLMLWKQAWTLTHSRLHPAEASTVKVYASEFFVEAYRLLMEVIGPAAAINRRSPGAVLAGRLERMYRSALILTFGGGTNEVQRDIIAMAGLQMPHYKG
- a CDS encoding histidine phosphatase family protein; this translates as MKLYLIRHAKAESRASWWHEDVLRPLSAAGHSEAMGLVERLDGVPLARVISSPALRCRQTVEPLASRFGLPVEIDPRLGEGSSMGDAMSLIQSLGNRPVALCSHGDLIPGLVERLWPGALELEGGGGVPKGATWVFQGTLGDTLRVAYLPPPKHAFGTGAEGERVRVGVADLGSTSFHVMVADATPDGHLERVAREREMLRLGAAIGPDGLIPPETCERAVDAARRLGRAAQRAGAEQMHAIATAALRDARNGRKLAEQLGRALGTNVRILSGQEEARLIFSAFRRRVGLGTEPALGLDLGGGSLELAVGNAQHLRFEETLRLGVTRLQSELAPSDPMTGGEARALRQRVEDSLAPLVSRVKALAPVRCIAAGGTARALGRLLLEEENGALRGLLVSADQLEKLASRLRRSSHEERLDMVGIDSRRADLLPTGALILSTVLQSLGLPGMMISDWGIREGVILAAIARRERDHRKKRAAAAG